The proteins below are encoded in one region of Clupea harengus unplaced genomic scaffold, Ch_v2.0.2, whole genome shotgun sequence:
- the col1a1a gene encoding collagen, type I, alpha 1a translates to MFSFVDIRLALLLSATVLLARGQGEDDRTGVSCTLDGQVYNDRDVWKPEPCQICVCDSGTVMCDEVICEEIADCPNPVIPHDECCPICPDDGRQETVEGPRGPKGDRGPNGIPGNDGIPGQPGLPGPPGQPGPPGLGGNFAPQMSGGFDDKSGGGMPVPGPMGPMGSRGSPGPPGNSGPQGFTGPPGEPGEAGAPGSLGPRGAAGPPGKNGEDGEPGKPGRGGERGSNGPQGARGFPGTPGLPGIKGHRGFSGLDGAKGDSGPAGPKGEGGASGENGTPGAMGPRGLPGERGRSGPNGAAGARGNDGSAGAAGPPGPTGPAGPPGFPGGPGSKGELGAQGARGGEGPAGARGEPGNPGPAGAAGPAGNNGADGAPGNKGAPGAAGVAGAPGFPGPRGPPGAAGATGAPGSKGNTGEAGAPGSKGESGAKGEAGVAGVQGPPGSAGEEGKRGARGEPGGVGTRGAPGERGAPGSRGFPGADGSAGPKGATGERGGAGVVGPKGSSGEPGRNGEPGMPGSKGMTGSPGSPGPDGKLGPSGASGQDGRPGAPGPVGARGQPGVMGFPGPKGAAGEGGKPGERGVAGPLGPGGAAGKDGDVGAPGAPGPSGPSGERGEQGPAGPPGFQGLPGPQGSTGEPGKAGEQGLSGEAGAVGPSGSRGDRGFPGERGGPGAAGPAGARGSPGSAGNDGAKGDVGAPGASGGQGAPGLQGMPGERGAAGLPGLKGERGEQGAKGTDGVTGKDGVRGMTGPIGPPGPAGAPGDKGEGGALGAAGPTGARGPPGERGESGPPGPAGFAGPPGSDGQAGGKGESGDTGSKGDSGSPGPAGATGAPGPQGPVGATGSKGARGAAGPPGATGFPGAVGRVGPPGPSGNSGPAGPPGPGGKEGPKGNRGDTGPAGRTGELGAAGPPGAPGEKGAPGGEGPSGASGTPGPSGIAGARGIVGLPGQRGERGFPGLSGQLGEPGKQGPAGPSGERGPNGPMGPAGLAGPPGEAGREGAPGQEGAVGRDGAAGQKGERGESGVSGAPGAPGPSGAPGPVGPAGKSGDRGESGPSGPAGSAGPAGPRGPAGPAGARGDKGEAGEAGERGMKGHRGFTGMQGPPGSPGSSGEAGPAGSSGPAGPRGPGGSAGSAGKDGMSGLPGPIGPPGPRGRNGEIGPAGPPGPPGPPGPPGAPGGGFDLGFIAQPQEKAPDPFRFRADDANVMRDRDLEVDTTLKSLSQQIESIRSPDGTKKNPARTCRDLKMCHPDWKSGEYFIDPDQGCTEDAIKVYCNMETGETCVYPTQADIPKKNWYTSKNIKEKKHVWFSESMSEGFQFEYGSEGSNPQDVNIQLTFLRLMATEASQNITYHCKNSIAYMDQQTGNLKKALLLQGSNEIEVRAEGNSRFTYSVVEDSCTSHTGAWGKTVIDYKTTKTSRLPIIDIAPMDVGAPDQEFGIEIGPVCFL, encoded by the exons ATGTTCAGCTTTGTGGATATTCGATTGGCGCTGTTGCTCAGCGCAACGGTGCTATTGGCAAGAGGACAAGGCGAGGACGATC GCACGGGCGTAAGCTGCACGTTGGACGGTCAAGTCTACAATGACAGGGACGTCTGGAAACCCGAACCATGCCAGATCTGCGTGTGCGACAGCGGCACCGTTATGTGCGACGAGGTTATCTGCGAGGAAATAGCCGACTGTCCCAATCCAGTGATTCCACACGACGAATGCTGCCCTATTTGCCCCGACGACG GTCGCCAGGAGACCGTTGAG GGACCCCGTGGACCAAAGGGAGACAGA GGTCCCAATGGTATTCCCGGAAATGATGGCATTCCCGGACAGCCCGGCCTTCCCGGACCCCCAGGCCAACCCGGACCTCCTGGTCTTGGCGGA AACTTTGCTCCTCAGATGTCCGGTGGATTCGACGATAAGTCTGGTGGTGGCATGCCCGTCCCTGGCCCAATG GGCCCAATGGGTTCCCGTGGCTCCCCTGGACCTCCCGGTAACAGC GGACCTCAGGGTTTCACTGGCCCCCCTGGTGAGCCTGGTGAGGCTGGTGCtcct GGCTCCTTGGGTCCCCGTGGTGCTGCCGGTCCCCCTGGCAAGAACGGAGAAGAT GGTGAGCCCGGCAAACCTGGTCGCGGTGGTGAGCGCGGTTCCAATGGCCCTCAG ggtGCTCGTGGATTCCCTGGAACCCCTGGACTTCCTGGCATCAAGGGACACAGA GGATTCAGCGGTCTAGATGGAGCTAAGGGAGACTCTGGCCCTGCTGGCCCTAAG GGTGAGGGTGGTGCATCTGGAGAGAATGGTACCCCTGGAGCCATG GGCCCACGTGGTCTGCCTGGTGAGAGAGGCCGTTCCGGTCCCAATGGTGCTGCT GGTGCTCGTGGTAATGATGGTtccgctggtgctgctggtcctcct GGCCCAACTGGTCCCGCTGGTCCTCCCGGATTCCCTGGTGGCCCTGGATCTAAG GGAGAGCTTGGAGCTCAGGGAGCTCGTGGTGGTGAGGGACCTGCCGGAGCTCGTGGTGAGCCTGGAAACCCTGGACCTGCTGGCGCTGCCGGACCTGCT GGAAACAACGGAGCTGATGGTGCCCCCGGTAACAAGGGTGCCCCT GGTGCTGCTGGTGTTGCTGGAGCTCCTGGCTTCCCTGGACCTCGTGGTCCCCCTGGAGCCGCTGGTGCAACCGGTGCCCCAGGATCTAAGGGTAACACT GGTGAAGCTGGTGCCCCCGGATCTAAGGGAGAGTCTGGTGCCAAGGGAGAGGCT GGTGTTGCTGGAGTCCAGGGACCCCCCGGATCTGCTGGTGAGGAGGGCAAGAGAGGCGCTCGTGGTGAGCCCGGTGGTGTTGGAACACGTGGAGCCCCTGGAGAGCGT GGTGCCCCCGGTAGCCGTGGTTTCCCTGGTGCTGATGGATCTGCTGGCCCCAAG gGTGCCACTGGTGAgcgtggtggtgctggtgttgtTGGACCTAAGGGTTCCTCTGGTGAGCCTGGCCGCAACGGCGAGCCTGGCATGCCTGGATCCAAG GGTATGACTGGTAGCCCTGGCAGCCCTGGACCCGATGGAAAGTTGGGACCTTCC GGTGCCTCTGGACAAGATGGCCGCCCTGGAGCCCCTGGCCCTGTTGGAGCCAGAGGCCAGCCTGGTGTCATGGGATTCCCTGGACCAAAGGGTGCTGCT GGTGAGGGTGGCAAGCCTGGTGAGCGAGGAGTGGCTGGACCTCTTGGCCCAGGA GGTGCTGCTGGCAAAGATGGTGATGTTGGTGCTCCCGGTGCCCCTGGCCCATCT GGTCCttctggagagagaggtgagcagGGACCAGCTGGTCCTCCCGGATTCCAG GGACTTCCAGGACCTCAGGGTTCCACTGGTGAGCCTGGCAAGGCTGGCGAGCAG GGTCTTTCTGGTGAGGCTGGTGCTGTTGGACCTTCTGGATCTAGA GGCGACAGAGGATTCCCCGGTGAGCGTGGTGGCCCTGGAGCCGCTGGACCCGCTGGGGCCCGTGGTTCTCCTGGATCTGCTGGTAACGATGGAGCCAAG GGTGACGTTGGTGCCCCAGGTGCCTCTGGTGGCCAGGGAGCCCCAGGACTGCAGGGAATGCCCGGCGAGCGTGGTGCTGCTGGTCTCCCAGGACTTAAGGGCGAGAGA GGCGAGCAAGGAGCCAAGGGAACCGATGGTGTCACTGGTAAGGACGGTGTCCGTGGAATGACTGGACCTATTGGACCTCCTGGCCCTGCTGGTGCCCCTGGTGACAAG GGTGAGGGTGGTGCTCTTGGAGCTGCTGGCCCTACTGGTGCTCGTGGACCCCCT GGTGAGCGTGGAGAGTCTGGTCCTCCTGGACCTGCTGGATTCGCTGGACCTCCT GGTTCTGATGGTCAAGCTGGTGGCAAGGGAGAGTCTGGTGACACCGGTTCCAAGGGTGATTCTGGATCTCCCGGACCTGCTGGAGCCACTGGTGCCCCTGGACCTCAG GGTCCCGTTGGTGCTACTGGATCTAAGGGTGCCCGTGGTGCTGCAGGACCTCCC GGTGCTACTGGATTCCCTGGTGCTGTTGGCAGAGTCGGACCTCCCGGCCCCTCT GGTAACTCCGGCCCAGCTGGACCTCCCGGGCCTGGTGGCAAGGAAGGACCCAAGGGAAACCGTGGTGACACTGGACCCGCTGGTCGCACTGGTGAGCTTGGTGCCGCTGGACCCCCTGGCGCCCCGGGAGAGAAGGGAGCCCCTGGTGGTGAAGGACCCTCT GGAGCCTCAGGTACCCCCGGACCAAGTGGAATTGCTGGAGCCCGTGGTATTGTTGGTCTTCCTGGACAGAGAGGCGAGCGTGGTTTCCCTGGTCTTTCTGGACAGCTT GGAGAGCCTGGCAAACAAGGACCTGCTGGACCTTCTGGTGAGCGTGGACCTAACGGGCCCATGGGACCTGCCGGTCTTGCTGGACCCCCTGGCGAGGCTGGTCGTGAG GGTGCTCCCGGACAAGAGGGCGCTGTTGGACGTGATGGTGCCGCTGGCCAAAAG GGAGAGCGTGGTGAGTCCGGTGTTTCCGGAGCTCCTGGTGCCCCTGGACCCTCTGGTGCTCCTGGACCAGTCGGACCTGCCGGCAAATCTGGTGACCGTGGAGAGTCT GGTCCTTCTGGTCCTGCTGGCTCTGCTGGCCCCGCTGGTCCTCGTGGACCTGCT GGACCCGCTGGAGCTCGTGGAGACAAGGGTGAGGCCGgtgaggctggagagagaggcatgaaGGGACACAGAGGATTCACTGGCATGCAGGGACCTCCAGGATCTCCT GGATCTTCTGGTGAGGCCGGACCTGCTGGTTCTTCTGGACCTGCTGGACCTAGG GGACCCGGTGGTTCTGCTGGCTCTGCTGGTAAGGATGGCATGAGCGGACTGCCTGGGCCCATTGGACCCCCTGGACCTCGTGGTCGCAATGGTGAAATTGGACCTGCT GGTCCCCCTGGACCTCCCGGACCTCCTGGACCCCCTGGTGCCCCTGGTGGCGGATTTGACCTCGGCTTCATTGCCCAGCCTCAGGAGAAGGCTCCCGATCCCTTCCGTTTCCGTGCCGACGATGCCAACGTGATGCGCGACCGCGACCTGGAGGTTGACACCACACTCAAGTCCCTGAGCCAGCAGATTGAGAGCATCCGCAGCCCCGATGGCACCAAGAAGAACCCAGCCCGCACCTGCCGTGACCTGAAGATGTGCCACCCAGACTGGAAGAGCG GCGAGTACTTCATCGACCCTGACCAGGGCTGCACTGAGGATGCCATCAAGGTCTACTGCAACATGGAGACTGGTGAGACCTGCGTCTACCCAACTCAGGCCGACATTCCCAAGAAGAACTGGTACACAAGCAAGAACATCAAGGAGAAGAAGCACGTCTGGTTCAGCGAGTCCATGTCCGAGGGCTTCCAG TTCGAGTATGGTAGCGAAGGATCCAACCCACAGGATGTCAACATTCAGCTCACCTTCCTCCGCCTCATGGCCACTGAGGCCTCCCAGAACATCACATACCACTGCAAGAACAGCATTGCCTACATGGATCAGCAGACAGGCAATCTCAAGAAGGCTCTGCTCCTGCAGGGCTCCAATGAGATTGAGGTCAGAGCCGAGGGCAACAGCCGCTTCACATACAGCGTGGTCGAGGATAGCTGCACG TCGCACACTGGTGCATGGGGCAAGACAGTCATCGACTACAAGACAACGAAAACATCCCGTCTGCCTATTATTGACATCGCTCCTATGGACGTTGGTGCACCCGATCAGGAATTTGGCATTGAAATTGGCCCAGTCTGCTTCTTGTAA